In the genome of Geotrypetes seraphini chromosome 16, aGeoSer1.1, whole genome shotgun sequence, one region contains:
- the FDPS gene encoding farnesyl pyrophosphate synthase isoform X2, with the protein MGAGAVYPLFLRMSGSWKEQSVADRQEFIKYFQQIVRDLTEDGLQHPEVGDAIARLKEVLEYNAPGGKYNRGIAVVSSLRELMGPEAQKVENFQRALAVGWCIELLQAFFLVADDIMDYSEIRRGHPCWYKKEGVGLDAVNDSFLLEASIYRLLKKYCRGQPYYLSLLELFLQTSYQTELGQALDLITARPEKVELSRFTEQRYKVIVKYKTAFYSFYLPVAAAMYMAGIDSDKDHENARTILLEMGEFFQIQDDFLDCFGDPSVMGKIGSDIQDNKCSWLVVQALKLVSPEQRQILEENYGQHDPARVAKIKQLYEELGLPAVYQRYEDESYQRLQSLITRHANSLSKDIFVSLAQKIYKRQK; encoded by the exons ATGGGAGCAGGCGCGGTCTACCCACTG TTTCTGAGGATGAGCGGCAGCTGGAAAGAGCAGTCTGTAGCCGACAGGCAGGAGTTTATCAAATACTTCCAGCAGATTGTTCGGGATCTCACAGAGGATGGGCTCCAGCACCCCGAGGTGGGAGACGCCATTGCACGGTTGAAAGAG GTGCTGGAATACAATGCCCCGGGGGGCAAATATAATCGAGGCATCGCTGTTGTCAGCTCCTTGCGGGAGTTGATGGGACCTGAGGCACAGAAAGTGGAAAACTTCCAGCGTGCTTTGGCTGTGGGCTGGTGCATTGAGCTG CTTCAAGCCTTCTTCCTGGTGGCTGATGACATCATGGATTATTCGGAGATTCGGCGAGGCCACCCTTGCTGGTATAAGAAG GAAGGTGTGGGGCTGGATGCAGTTAACGATTCTTTCTTGCTGGAGGCCTCTATCTACCGTCTGCTGAAGAAATACTGCCGTGGGCAGCCCTATTATCTCAGTCTCCTGGAACTCTTTCTCCAG ACTTCCTACCAGACGGAACTTGGCCAGGCACTAGATCTCATTACAGCTCGACCTGAAAAGGTTGAGTTGAGCCGATTCACCGAGCAGAG GTACAAAGTGATTGTGAAATACAAGACTGCCTTCTACTCATTCTACCTGCCTGTGGCTGCTGCCATGTACATG GCTGGTATTGACAGCGACAAGGATCATGAGAATGCCAGGACAATCTTGCTGGAGATGGGGGAGTTCTTCCAGATCCAG GATGATTTCCTTGACTGCTTTGGTGACCCCAGTGTGATGGGCAAGATAGGCTCTGATATTCAGGATAATAAATGCAGCTGGCTGGTGGTGCAGGCGCTGAAGCTCGTGTCCCCTGAGCAGAGACAGATTCTAGAG GAGAACTACGGCCAGCATGACCCAGCCAGGGTGGCAAAAATAAAGCAGCTGTATGAGGAACTGGGCCTGCCGGCTGTCTACCAGCGGTACGAGGACGAAAGCTACCAGCGGCTGCAGTCGCTGATTACCCGCCATGCCAACAGCCTGTCCAAGGACATCTTTGTCAGCCTAGCCCAAAAAATCTACAAGCGGCAGAAATGA
- the FDPS gene encoding farnesyl pyrophosphate synthase isoform X1: MPSQAHRELLPLAWSHKKKSLFLLTQGWQKMSPLIWAGKRLYCSENHLWPMKEFLRMSGSWKEQSVADRQEFIKYFQQIVRDLTEDGLQHPEVGDAIARLKEVLEYNAPGGKYNRGIAVVSSLRELMGPEAQKVENFQRALAVGWCIELLQAFFLVADDIMDYSEIRRGHPCWYKKEGVGLDAVNDSFLLEASIYRLLKKYCRGQPYYLSLLELFLQTSYQTELGQALDLITARPEKVELSRFTEQRYKVIVKYKTAFYSFYLPVAAAMYMAGIDSDKDHENARTILLEMGEFFQIQDDFLDCFGDPSVMGKIGSDIQDNKCSWLVVQALKLVSPEQRQILEENYGQHDPARVAKIKQLYEELGLPAVYQRYEDESYQRLQSLITRHANSLSKDIFVSLAQKIYKRQK, from the exons ATGCCATCCCAGGCCCATCGGGAGTTGCTGCCGCTTGCCTGGTCTCACAAAAAGAAGTCGCTGTTTCTGCTGACCCAGGGCTGGCAAAAGATGTCACCACTGATCTGGGCTGGGAAGAGACTTTACTGCTCTGAGAACCATCTCTGGCCAATGAAAGAG TTTCTGAGGATGAGCGGCAGCTGGAAAGAGCAGTCTGTAGCCGACAGGCAGGAGTTTATCAAATACTTCCAGCAGATTGTTCGGGATCTCACAGAGGATGGGCTCCAGCACCCCGAGGTGGGAGACGCCATTGCACGGTTGAAAGAG GTGCTGGAATACAATGCCCCGGGGGGCAAATATAATCGAGGCATCGCTGTTGTCAGCTCCTTGCGGGAGTTGATGGGACCTGAGGCACAGAAAGTGGAAAACTTCCAGCGTGCTTTGGCTGTGGGCTGGTGCATTGAGCTG CTTCAAGCCTTCTTCCTGGTGGCTGATGACATCATGGATTATTCGGAGATTCGGCGAGGCCACCCTTGCTGGTATAAGAAG GAAGGTGTGGGGCTGGATGCAGTTAACGATTCTTTCTTGCTGGAGGCCTCTATCTACCGTCTGCTGAAGAAATACTGCCGTGGGCAGCCCTATTATCTCAGTCTCCTGGAACTCTTTCTCCAG ACTTCCTACCAGACGGAACTTGGCCAGGCACTAGATCTCATTACAGCTCGACCTGAAAAGGTTGAGTTGAGCCGATTCACCGAGCAGAG GTACAAAGTGATTGTGAAATACAAGACTGCCTTCTACTCATTCTACCTGCCTGTGGCTGCTGCCATGTACATG GCTGGTATTGACAGCGACAAGGATCATGAGAATGCCAGGACAATCTTGCTGGAGATGGGGGAGTTCTTCCAGATCCAG GATGATTTCCTTGACTGCTTTGGTGACCCCAGTGTGATGGGCAAGATAGGCTCTGATATTCAGGATAATAAATGCAGCTGGCTGGTGGTGCAGGCGCTGAAGCTCGTGTCCCCTGAGCAGAGACAGATTCTAGAG GAGAACTACGGCCAGCATGACCCAGCCAGGGTGGCAAAAATAAAGCAGCTGTATGAGGAACTGGGCCTGCCGGCTGTCTACCAGCGGTACGAGGACGAAAGCTACCAGCGGCTGCAGTCGCTGATTACCCGCCATGCCAACAGCCTGTCCAAGGACATCTTTGTCAGCCTAGCCCAAAAAATCTACAAGCGGCAGAAATGA
- the FDPS gene encoding farnesyl pyrophosphate synthase isoform X3: protein MSGSWKEQSVADRQEFIKYFQQIVRDLTEDGLQHPEVGDAIARLKEVLEYNAPGGKYNRGIAVVSSLRELMGPEAQKVENFQRALAVGWCIELLQAFFLVADDIMDYSEIRRGHPCWYKKEGVGLDAVNDSFLLEASIYRLLKKYCRGQPYYLSLLELFLQTSYQTELGQALDLITARPEKVELSRFTEQRYKVIVKYKTAFYSFYLPVAAAMYMAGIDSDKDHENARTILLEMGEFFQIQDDFLDCFGDPSVMGKIGSDIQDNKCSWLVVQALKLVSPEQRQILEENYGQHDPARVAKIKQLYEELGLPAVYQRYEDESYQRLQSLITRHANSLSKDIFVSLAQKIYKRQK from the exons ATGAGCGGCAGCTGGAAAGAGCAGTCTGTAGCCGACAGGCAGGAGTTTATCAAATACTTCCAGCAGATTGTTCGGGATCTCACAGAGGATGGGCTCCAGCACCCCGAGGTGGGAGACGCCATTGCACGGTTGAAAGAG GTGCTGGAATACAATGCCCCGGGGGGCAAATATAATCGAGGCATCGCTGTTGTCAGCTCCTTGCGGGAGTTGATGGGACCTGAGGCACAGAAAGTGGAAAACTTCCAGCGTGCTTTGGCTGTGGGCTGGTGCATTGAGCTG CTTCAAGCCTTCTTCCTGGTGGCTGATGACATCATGGATTATTCGGAGATTCGGCGAGGCCACCCTTGCTGGTATAAGAAG GAAGGTGTGGGGCTGGATGCAGTTAACGATTCTTTCTTGCTGGAGGCCTCTATCTACCGTCTGCTGAAGAAATACTGCCGTGGGCAGCCCTATTATCTCAGTCTCCTGGAACTCTTTCTCCAG ACTTCCTACCAGACGGAACTTGGCCAGGCACTAGATCTCATTACAGCTCGACCTGAAAAGGTTGAGTTGAGCCGATTCACCGAGCAGAG GTACAAAGTGATTGTGAAATACAAGACTGCCTTCTACTCATTCTACCTGCCTGTGGCTGCTGCCATGTACATG GCTGGTATTGACAGCGACAAGGATCATGAGAATGCCAGGACAATCTTGCTGGAGATGGGGGAGTTCTTCCAGATCCAG GATGATTTCCTTGACTGCTTTGGTGACCCCAGTGTGATGGGCAAGATAGGCTCTGATATTCAGGATAATAAATGCAGCTGGCTGGTGGTGCAGGCGCTGAAGCTCGTGTCCCCTGAGCAGAGACAGATTCTAGAG GAGAACTACGGCCAGCATGACCCAGCCAGGGTGGCAAAAATAAAGCAGCTGTATGAGGAACTGGGCCTGCCGGCTGTCTACCAGCGGTACGAGGACGAAAGCTACCAGCGGCTGCAGTCGCTGATTACCCGCCATGCCAACAGCCTGTCCAAGGACATCTTTGTCAGCCTAGCCCAAAAAATCTACAAGCGGCAGAAATGA